The following proteins are encoded in a genomic region of Alicyclobacillus vulcanalis:
- a CDS encoding HU family DNA-binding protein — MNKRDLIRKTAEGTGLSQKDCEAVINALFDTIRKTVESGEKVQIIGFGTFELRERAARTARNPRTGEAVEVPARRVPAFKPGAELKQAVQA, encoded by the coding sequence ATGAATAAACGGGACCTCATTCGAAAAACCGCCGAAGGGACAGGACTATCCCAGAAGGACTGCGAAGCCGTCATCAACGCGCTCTTCGATACCATCCGGAAGACGGTAGAGTCCGGCGAGAAGGTCCAAATCATCGGCTTCGGCACGTTCGAGTTGCGTGAGCGTGCGGCCCGTACCGCGCGCAATCCCCGAACAGGAGAAGCGGTGGAGGTTCCGGCTCGCCGTGTTCCGGCATTCAAACCAGGTGCCGAACTCAAACAGGCCGTGCAGGCGTAA
- a CDS encoding DEAD/DEAH box helicase — translation MAIQLRPYQQAAVDAFFQALAEGHKRQLIVLPTGAGKTIVFGSVARRFHEEVSRDKPILVIAHRTELLDQAEQKIHFVWPEAFIGRIQGARNEQLGDVLLASTQTLVAGRRIPQPGLIIYDECHHSRAEGALGVLERLGVFTPDGPPLLGVTATPSRSDRTELGDIFEHLTYERTILDMIVDGYLSDVRGVKVEVPGLNLGAIRTTAGDYNAKDLSYVMNIEAALDAVVDAVVTHASGRKCLVFAVDVKHAHALAERFQKRGIACAAVDGAMKAEERSAILQAFAENRLRVLVNCQILTEGYDQPDVDCVVIARPTRSQALYVQMVGRALRLHPDKTDALVLDLTGASDDKSLQTFARLMRTQKRTTTHALVGVEEDEDAVPMEDGESVGEWLTRVAQKRELAEQVAQAINLFANRSRYRWVRVKDNFAISYGNDGWAYLYRDGDEFWPVLELKGEKFMPLHERSLPLEYAQGVVEGFLSLFESSLITKEADWRNSPMTERQKYVLDKYRIRYDDTWTRGMAADALGQRFAAKRVRVLQKNFDVQKWRDVLAQPHGQTWLEQRLMALRARAQARARVAQTS, via the coding sequence GTGGCTATCCAACTTCGTCCTTATCAACAGGCTGCCGTCGACGCCTTTTTTCAGGCCCTTGCAGAGGGACACAAACGACAACTCATCGTCCTTCCAACAGGCGCAGGCAAGACCATTGTCTTTGGCAGCGTCGCGCGGCGCTTCCACGAGGAGGTGTCGAGAGACAAGCCGATTCTCGTCATCGCGCATCGTACGGAACTGCTCGACCAGGCGGAACAGAAAATCCACTTCGTCTGGCCGGAGGCCTTCATCGGACGCATCCAAGGCGCGCGCAATGAGCAGCTGGGTGACGTACTGCTCGCTTCCACGCAAACACTCGTCGCTGGTCGGCGGATACCCCAACCAGGGCTCATCATCTATGACGAGTGCCATCACAGCCGCGCAGAGGGCGCGCTTGGCGTGCTGGAACGCTTGGGCGTATTTACACCGGACGGTCCACCGCTTTTAGGCGTCACGGCGACACCATCCCGTTCTGACCGAACGGAACTTGGCGACATCTTCGAGCACCTGACCTACGAACGCACCATCCTCGACATGATCGTGGACGGCTATCTGTCGGACGTTCGCGGAGTGAAGGTCGAGGTTCCCGGACTGAACCTTGGCGCCATTCGGACGACAGCAGGAGATTACAATGCCAAAGACCTCTCCTACGTGATGAACATCGAAGCCGCACTCGATGCAGTCGTGGACGCCGTGGTCACGCACGCGTCTGGGCGCAAATGCCTCGTCTTCGCGGTCGATGTCAAGCACGCGCATGCCCTCGCGGAACGGTTTCAGAAGCGAGGCATCGCCTGCGCCGCCGTGGACGGAGCCATGAAAGCGGAAGAGCGATCCGCAATCCTCCAAGCGTTCGCGGAGAACCGCCTACGCGTGCTCGTCAACTGCCAGATTCTCACTGAAGGCTATGACCAGCCGGACGTGGACTGCGTGGTCATTGCGCGGCCCACACGTTCCCAAGCGCTTTACGTGCAAATGGTCGGGCGAGCATTGCGCTTGCATCCCGACAAAACGGATGCGCTGGTGCTCGACCTTACAGGCGCAAGCGACGATAAATCGCTCCAGACGTTTGCACGTCTCATGCGTACGCAGAAAAGAACGACGACGCACGCGCTGGTCGGAGTGGAAGAAGACGAAGATGCTGTGCCTATGGAGGACGGAGAGAGCGTAGGCGAGTGGCTGACGCGCGTGGCGCAAAAGCGGGAACTCGCGGAACAGGTGGCACAAGCTATCAACCTGTTTGCCAACCGCAGTCGGTATCGCTGGGTGCGGGTCAAAGACAACTTTGCGATCTCCTATGGCAACGATGGTTGGGCGTACTTGTACCGCGACGGGGACGAGTTCTGGCCGGTACTCGAACTGAAAGGTGAGAAGTTCATGCCGCTCCACGAGCGTTCGTTGCCGTTGGAGTACGCGCAGGGCGTGGTCGAAGGCTTCCTGTCGCTCTTCGAATCGTCGCTTATCACGAAGGAGGCCGACTGGCGCAATTCGCCGATGACAGAGCGCCAAAAGTACGTGCTCGACAAGTACCGCATCCGATACGACGATACGTGGACCCGCGGCATGGCTGCGGATGCGCTCGGACAACGCTTTGCGGCGAAGCGGGTGCGTGTGCTGCAGAAGAACTTCGACGTGCAAAAATGGCGGGATGTCTTAGCACAGCCGCATGGGCAGACGTGGTTGGAACAGCGGCTCATGGCCTTACGCGCGCGTGCACAGGCTCGAGCACGTGTGGCGCAGACGAGTTGA